One window of Akkermansia biwaensis genomic DNA carries:
- the gatC gene encoding Asp-tRNA(Asn)/Glu-tRNA(Gln) amidotransferase subunit GatC → MSTPQIDVAYIARLAQIDLTEEETALFSQDLDKVLAYITKLESYDVEGVAPMNHPLPAMDVMRKDEPQPGLSQEEALANAPQQSQGQFRTPKVVESA, encoded by the coding sequence ATGAGTACGCCTCAAATCGACGTAGCCTACATTGCCCGGCTGGCGCAAATCGACCTGACGGAAGAGGAAACGGCCCTCTTTTCCCAGGATCTGGACAAAGTCCTCGCCTATATCACCAAGCTGGAATCCTATGACGTCGAGGGAGTCGCCCCGATGAACCATCCCCTGCCGGCCATGGACGTCATGCGGAAGGACGAGCCGCAGCCCGGACTTTCCCAGGAAGAGGCCCTTGCCAACGCCCCCCAGCAGTCCCAGGGCCAGTTCCGCACGCCCAAGGTGGTGGAATCCGCCTGA
- a CDS encoding S1C family serine protease yields MKKTLRRFCLSTVLCGTALLAAMQQGAAQSESASSRILRTTPQSVEDLQRIEHQLQAVLPKVLPALVCIQVNNSSGTGILVSEKGLIFSAAHVVGKKDTVLKIILPDGTRIPGKTTAENSDSDAGIAKISTRLNKNLPIVEKAENQPQVGDWVFSLGHGGGLDRERGPMVRLGRIVSLKNDVIQTDCKLIRGDSGGPLFNLNGELIGIHSRVGSGLEDNLHVPMKEFDALTAPPEEVKEASPDRNG; encoded by the coding sequence ATGAAAAAGACCTTGCGAAGATTCTGCCTTTCCACCGTGTTATGCGGAACGGCCCTGCTGGCTGCCATGCAGCAGGGTGCGGCCCAGTCTGAATCTGCATCATCCAGAATCCTGCGTACCACGCCCCAATCCGTGGAAGATTTGCAGAGAATTGAGCACCAGCTTCAGGCCGTGCTCCCCAAAGTGCTCCCTGCGCTGGTGTGCATTCAGGTAAACAACAGCAGCGGAACCGGCATTCTGGTTTCCGAAAAGGGACTGATTTTCTCCGCCGCCCACGTAGTCGGCAAAAAAGATACCGTCCTCAAAATCATCTTGCCGGACGGTACCCGCATACCGGGAAAAACCACGGCGGAGAACAGTGATTCGGATGCGGGCATTGCAAAAATCTCCACCAGGCTGAACAAAAACCTTCCTATTGTGGAGAAGGCTGAAAACCAGCCGCAGGTGGGCGACTGGGTCTTTTCCCTGGGCCACGGCGGCGGACTGGACCGGGAACGCGGCCCCATGGTGCGCCTGGGACGGATCGTTTCCCTGAAAAACGACGTCATCCAGACGGACTGCAAACTCATCCGAGGCGATTCCGGAGGCCCCCTTTTCAACCTGAACGGGGAATTGATCGGTATTCACAGCCGGGTCGGTTCCGGGCTGGAAGACAACCTGCACGTTCCCATGAAAGAATTTGACGCCCTGACGGCTCCTCCGGAGGAAGTCAAGGAAGCGTCTCCCGACCGGAACGGTTAA
- a CDS encoding SUMF1/EgtB/PvdO family nonheme iron enzyme — MFDLPHNFGDYTLVALVGRTRGGILYQAIQQGMDRSVFMELLVPDNPEGVTVEDFIMKARTRAAINVPVLGTVYEASQVQGYWFVTSEQLGGFSLQAMLDRRETLSVKDMLKVIETAGTICGKYERLQTAFNLMEPRHIFVDDKSCVRVMNTAMPGNFHEEQSCEQMKKLGEYLLPLVTPDVPGATRMATLLGWMRDGQNGNRIQWEQVMELIAAVREQLGLSPRATTHRYTVPAEPARKFRMWMIWAGMGVLAAGAGTALLLFSGPAAETAPSGPPPAPKHYPDFSASDHTEVPVTIPGTGDLIVGAHEITMESYRLFLDQWSRLTPELKEKYSHPDQPDKQNATHVPSDWEAMWKAASTPGGKWKGRRITPRSPVVNVTFWDAWAYAAWKPVEPGEPRYRLPSRQEWMALGALMETGEKGDKTLVIDRYSNDYDLKTGICGMASGVMEWTSSVEKDPARVKEPPGPVACGGDWRYPGITDKVEYLRSRDECRDNLGFRIVRPVR, encoded by the coding sequence ATGTTCGATCTTCCCCACAACTTCGGCGACTACACGCTGGTGGCCCTTGTCGGCCGCACGCGGGGGGGCATTCTTTACCAGGCCATCCAGCAGGGCATGGACCGTTCCGTATTCATGGAATTGCTGGTGCCGGACAATCCGGAAGGAGTGACGGTGGAGGATTTCATCATGAAGGCCCGTACGCGCGCCGCCATCAACGTACCGGTGCTGGGGACGGTGTACGAGGCTTCCCAGGTCCAGGGCTACTGGTTCGTTACCAGCGAGCAGCTGGGAGGCTTTTCCCTCCAGGCCATGCTGGACCGCCGGGAAACCCTGTCCGTCAAGGATATGCTGAAAGTGATTGAAACGGCAGGGACCATTTGCGGCAAGTACGAGCGTTTGCAGACGGCGTTCAACCTGATGGAGCCGCGCCATATCTTTGTGGATGACAAGTCCTGCGTGCGGGTGATGAACACGGCCATGCCCGGGAATTTTCATGAGGAGCAGTCCTGCGAACAGATGAAAAAGCTGGGAGAGTATCTTCTCCCCTTGGTGACGCCGGACGTTCCCGGCGCCACGCGCATGGCCACCCTGCTGGGCTGGATGCGCGACGGGCAGAACGGCAACCGGATACAGTGGGAACAGGTCATGGAGCTGATAGCCGCTGTCCGGGAGCAATTGGGGCTTTCTCCCCGCGCAACCACCCACCGCTATACCGTCCCGGCGGAACCGGCCAGAAAATTCCGTATGTGGATGATCTGGGCCGGAATGGGAGTTCTGGCCGCCGGTGCGGGCACGGCCCTCCTTCTTTTCTCTGGTCCGGCCGCAGAAACGGCCCCGTCAGGACCGCCTCCGGCTCCGAAACATTATCCGGATTTTTCCGCCAGCGACCATACGGAAGTTCCCGTCACTATTCCCGGTACGGGGGACCTCATCGTGGGAGCCCATGAGATCACGATGGAATCCTACCGGTTGTTCCTGGACCAGTGGTCCCGGCTGACCCCGGAGCTGAAGGAAAAGTATTCCCATCCGGATCAGCCGGACAAGCAGAATGCCACCCATGTCCCCAGTGACTGGGAAGCCATGTGGAAGGCCGCCAGCACTCCGGGCGGCAAATGGAAGGGAAGAAGGATCACTCCCCGTTCCCCCGTCGTCAACGTCACTTTCTGGGATGCCTGGGCCTATGCGGCCTGGAAACCCGTGGAGCCCGGGGAACCGCGCTACCGCCTGCCTTCCCGCCAGGAATGGATGGCTCTGGGGGCCCTGATGGAAACGGGCGAAAAGGGGGATAAAACCCTGGTCATTGACAGGTACAGCAATGATTATGATCTGAAGACCGGCATATGCGGCATGGCCTCCGGCGTGATGGAATGGACCTCTTCCGTGGAAAAGGACCCCGCGCGCGTGAAGGAACCCCCGGGCCCAGTCGCCTGCGGCGGAGACTGGAGGTACCCGGGCATTACGGACAAGGTGGAATACCTGCGTTCGCGCGACGAATGCCGGGACAACCTGGGATTCAGAATCGTGCGGCCCGTACGGTGA
- a CDS encoding tetratricopeptide repeat protein gives MSKISPQAKNGRDRAFGVACWTLGGMAFVLLLMVGVSFSLSGRTVVVEKVVQVPVPQPVVVAPPPVSAGTGDDAAEEGPAAISDPPNSVVRPRSVEEMLRAADLADPEETPSAVSASPAGNAEAVSSQPALPSENPDDVMPAMTEEVAALVKAARYAQIEGDLKVAVLKLEQAMRLEPDNPVVLYYYGLTYEWLRNADKSREFFLKVYTQREKAGKYFSRAAKHLQAGFSRAADMRGDISFGTILEYRDPECRSGERVKLTVPILMKDGLNVRPEDLRIIIQFFDEVNGKKVEKTRAQELPYAWVTEPVDWADGEEIMEMTYYMPPLTEEETIAFGSLKYYGYTAKLYYKGEPMDCQASPPVLFLLEQMKQSAPSGMPELYDGGLLPPVDAAPVSDSYDSLLPP, from the coding sequence ATGAGTAAGATTTCCCCCCAGGCAAAAAACGGGCGTGACCGGGCGTTTGGCGTGGCCTGCTGGACATTGGGCGGAATGGCCTTTGTGCTTCTGCTGATGGTAGGCGTTTCCTTCAGCCTGTCCGGCAGGACGGTAGTGGTTGAAAAAGTGGTGCAGGTTCCTGTTCCGCAGCCGGTTGTCGTTGCGCCTCCTCCGGTCTCCGCCGGAACCGGGGATGACGCGGCCGAAGAAGGTCCTGCCGCGATTTCCGACCCTCCGAATTCTGTGGTAAGACCGCGTTCCGTGGAGGAAATGCTCCGGGCAGCGGATCTGGCCGACCCGGAGGAAACTCCTTCTGCGGTTTCCGCTTCTCCTGCGGGCAATGCTGAGGCGGTTTCCTCCCAGCCTGCGCTGCCGTCGGAGAACCCGGACGACGTGATGCCGGCCATGACCGAGGAGGTGGCGGCTCTCGTCAAGGCCGCCAGATATGCCCAGATAGAGGGAGATCTGAAAGTGGCGGTGCTCAAGCTGGAACAGGCCATGAGGCTGGAGCCCGACAACCCGGTGGTGCTTTATTATTACGGCCTGACCTACGAATGGCTGCGGAATGCGGACAAGTCCCGGGAATTTTTCCTGAAAGTGTACACCCAGCGTGAGAAGGCGGGAAAGTATTTTTCCAGGGCGGCCAAGCATCTCCAGGCCGGCTTTTCCAGAGCCGCGGACATGCGCGGCGACATATCCTTCGGGACTATTCTGGAATACCGGGATCCGGAATGCAGGAGCGGGGAGCGCGTGAAGCTGACGGTCCCCATCCTCATGAAGGACGGATTGAACGTCAGGCCGGAAGACCTGCGCATCATTATCCAGTTTTTTGACGAGGTGAACGGGAAAAAGGTGGAAAAGACGCGTGCTCAGGAATTGCCCTACGCGTGGGTGACGGAACCCGTAGACTGGGCGGACGGGGAGGAAATCATGGAGATGACCTACTACATGCCCCCCCTGACGGAAGAGGAGACGATCGCTTTCGGGAGCCTCAAGTATTACGGTTATACCGCCAAATTGTACTACAAGGGCGAACCGATGGATTGCCAGGCCTCCCCTCCTGTGTTATTCTTGCTGGAACAAATGAAGCAGAGCGCCCCCTCCGGCATGCCCGAGCTTTACGACGGTGGCCTGCTTCCCCCTGTGGATGCCGCCCCGGTCTCCGATTCCTACGACTCCCTCCTGCCTCCCTGA
- a CDS encoding S1C family serine protease has protein sequence MKFLSYACLFPLAALWTPCASAEGGNGSLDFEQRINGKVVLKTIEPVRARLQDLSAVFFARHDVVAYGVILTPDGYIATKASEFESHKGLLIRIGSSKYESFQVVGTDPATDIALVKVDAAGLPAPGPVSSDVPLGTLVVSNGSTTRISRRPQLGTISAARRPIPNKDTVYLGVVFGESCSFQEVVKDGPAFQAGALAGDRIVALDGTPVSTLEDISPILSKKAIGEKLKLRVRREDREISYTVTLGSRRKALGDQVPETSNDEISGGFNKRRDDFPMVLQHDTPSRFTLMGGPLLNLKGELIGMNIARVNRAENYALPIDVVQESVQRILKNAREPRPEK, from the coding sequence ATGAAATTTCTCTCTTATGCATGTTTGTTTCCTCTGGCGGCGCTATGGACACCCTGCGCCTCGGCTGAAGGAGGTAATGGCAGCCTGGACTTTGAACAGCGCATCAACGGCAAAGTCGTTCTGAAAACCATTGAGCCCGTCCGGGCACGGTTGCAGGATTTGAGCGCCGTCTTTTTTGCCAGGCACGACGTAGTGGCCTACGGCGTGATCCTGACTCCGGACGGCTACATCGCGACGAAGGCGTCCGAATTCGAATCCCACAAAGGACTGCTCATCCGCATAGGTTCCTCCAAGTATGAAAGCTTCCAGGTAGTCGGCACGGACCCGGCCACGGACATTGCTCTGGTCAAGGTGGATGCGGCCGGCCTTCCCGCGCCAGGCCCCGTGAGCAGCGATGTCCCCCTTGGAACGCTCGTAGTCAGCAACGGATCCACCACCAGAATTTCCCGACGCCCCCAATTGGGCACCATCAGCGCCGCCCGGCGCCCCATCCCGAACAAGGATACGGTTTATCTGGGCGTGGTATTTGGAGAATCCTGCTCTTTTCAGGAAGTGGTCAAGGACGGGCCGGCCTTCCAGGCGGGCGCCCTGGCCGGAGACAGGATTGTAGCCCTGGACGGAACCCCCGTCTCCACGCTGGAAGACATTTCCCCCATTTTATCGAAAAAAGCCATCGGAGAAAAACTCAAGCTGCGCGTCAGGCGCGAGGACAGGGAAATTTCCTACACCGTCACGCTGGGTTCCCGTCGCAAGGCGCTGGGGGACCAGGTTCCGGAAACGTCCAACGACGAAATCAGCGGCGGGTTCAACAAACGGCGCGACGATTTTCCGATGGTTCTCCAGCACGACACTCCCTCCCGGTTTACGCTGATGGGAGGACCGCTCCTCAACCTCAAGGGGGAATTGATCGGCATGAATATCGCCAGAGTGAACCGGGCGGAAAATTACGCCCTGCCGATCGATGTGGTGCAGGAGAGCGTGCAACGCATTCTGAAAAACGCCCGGGAACCTAGGCCGGAGAAATAA
- the gatA gene encoding Asp-tRNA(Asn)/Glu-tRNA(Gln) amidotransferase subunit GatA: MSSIQGTLAEWRDRLRRKELTPAELVNLTADAIEADRTTNAYISFDREAALRAAAAADVSSPLAGVPIAVKDNISILGQPTRCASRLLSPYTAPYDATSVRLLKKAGGIPLGRTNMDEFAMGASGENSAYGVTRNPNASDHIPGGSSSGSAAAVAARTAIAALGSDTGGSIRQPAGHCGIVGLKPTYGRVSRYGLVAFASSLDQIGPMAQTVEDAAILLQAISGHDPKDSTSADQPVPDFEAALGKDIKGLKVGIPAEYFTSGNHAGVSEAVRNTVSQLESLGAELVEIRLPHADAVVAAYYIIACAEASSNLSRFDGVRYGQRAQDVNGLMELFSRTREEGFGPEVKRRIILGTYVLSSGYYDAYYSRAQKVRSLVARDFAEAFKKADIIVGPTSPAPAPKIGDSALDHLQTYLADIYTIPANLAGLPAISVPCGSVKEGGAELPIGFQMTAPHFREDLLLKTGFALGK; the protein is encoded by the coding sequence ATGTCAAGCATCCAAGGCACCCTGGCCGAATGGCGCGACCGCCTGCGCCGCAAGGAACTCACCCCTGCCGAACTCGTCAACCTGACGGCGGACGCCATTGAGGCGGACCGGACCACCAACGCCTATATCTCCTTTGACCGGGAGGCGGCCCTGCGGGCCGCGGCCGCGGCGGACGTAAGCAGTCCGCTGGCGGGCGTCCCCATTGCCGTCAAGGACAACATCAGCATTCTCGGCCAGCCGACGCGCTGCGCCTCCCGCCTGCTCTCCCCCTACACGGCCCCGTACGACGCCACCTCCGTCCGCCTTCTGAAAAAAGCCGGCGGCATTCCCCTGGGCCGCACGAACATGGATGAATTCGCCATGGGCGCCAGCGGGGAAAACTCCGCCTACGGCGTCACCCGCAACCCGAACGCTTCGGACCACATCCCCGGCGGCTCTTCCAGCGGCTCTGCTGCGGCGGTAGCGGCGCGAACGGCCATTGCCGCGCTGGGATCCGATACGGGCGGCTCCATCAGGCAGCCCGCCGGTCACTGCGGCATCGTAGGCCTCAAGCCCACCTACGGGCGCGTCTCCCGCTACGGTCTGGTGGCCTTTGCCTCCTCCCTGGACCAGATCGGCCCCATGGCTCAAACGGTGGAAGACGCCGCCATCCTGCTCCAGGCCATCTCCGGGCACGACCCCAAGGACTCCACCTCCGCAGACCAGCCCGTGCCGGACTTTGAAGCCGCGCTGGGAAAGGACATAAAGGGCTTGAAAGTGGGCATTCCCGCGGAATACTTCACTTCCGGCAACCATGCGGGCGTCTCGGAAGCCGTACGGAACACGGTCAGCCAGCTGGAAAGCCTGGGCGCGGAACTCGTGGAAATCCGCCTGCCCCATGCGGACGCCGTAGTAGCCGCGTACTACATCATCGCCTGTGCGGAAGCCTCCTCCAACCTCTCCCGCTTTGACGGCGTGCGCTACGGACAACGGGCGCAGGACGTCAATGGCCTCATGGAACTCTTCTCCAGAACGCGGGAGGAAGGATTCGGCCCGGAAGTCAAGCGCCGCATCATCCTGGGCACCTACGTACTCAGCTCCGGCTACTATGACGCCTACTACTCCCGTGCGCAGAAAGTCCGCTCTCTGGTCGCCAGGGACTTTGCGGAAGCCTTCAAAAAGGCGGACATCATCGTGGGCCCCACCTCTCCGGCCCCCGCTCCCAAAATCGGGGACTCCGCACTGGACCACCTCCAGACCTACCTGGCGGACATCTACACCATCCCAGCCAACCTGGCAGGGCTGCCCGCTATCTCCGTCCCTTGCGGTTCCGTAAAGGAAGGCGGCGCGGAACTCCCCATCGGCTTCCAGATGACGGCGCCCCACTTCCGGGAGGACCTCCTCCTGAAAACCGGATTCGCTCTTGGAAAATAA